ACGCTCCTCGGCGCGGCGCCGGACTGGACTAAGATCCTGGGCCGCGATCCGGGCCGCTACGACACGACCGGGATCGACCCGCACATGCTGCTCTCCGTCACGCCGCGCGCGCCGCTGAGCGGAGCGGACGCGCCGAAGGGCGACAACGGCGCCGACCCGATCCACGGCCGCGAGTGGACCACGGGGAAGAAGGACTTGCAGTATGCATGCACCTTCGCGCTGCCGGCGCCGTTCGAGTGCGTCGGCTTCGAGCGCGCCTGCGACTGCGACGCGGAGAGCACGGCGAACCCGCCGCTCTGCAGCGGGACGACGCAGGTCCGCGCGAAGGCGTACCCCACCGCGCGCGAGCTCTGGCTCGCGAAGGAGCTCGGCGGCCAGGCGGTCGTCGGATCGCTCTGCGACCTCGGCACGACCGGCTCGTACACCGCGTTCTTCGACGACGTGGCGCGCAAGCTCGGCGGCGCCTTCTCGCAATAGACGCGGCGCTCCCGGCGTCGGGCGCGCTACTCCTTCGCGACGGCGGTGCTGCGCAGGGTCGCGGCGCGGAGGCGGTCGTGCATCAGGTCGATGCGGGTGTCGAGGAGCTGGAGGCGGCTCATGACCTCGTCGAGGTTGTCGCTGTTCGCGTCTTCGATCCGGCCCGTGAGGGCGTCGAGCTCGTCCTCGATCTCGCGCGCCTCCGCGCTCGCGCGCTCGCGGCCGCGCGCGTCGGGGAGCTCCACGATCATCGCGCGGTTCTTCGTCATCTGCGCGCGCGCCTCGCCGACGAGCCGGCGCACGACCTTCGGCGTCTCCGGGTTCTCGTCCTGCGAGGGCGCGACCACGAGCGGGTTCTCGCTCGGCGGGTCCGGCGCGATCGGCGGCGGTACGGCGTCGTAGCAAGCGGTCCCGAGCGCGGCGAGGGCGATGGATAGGACGAGAAGGTGACGCATCGTTCGCTGGATCAACGCGCGACCAGATTCCACCTTACAGCGCGCCGGTGTATGTGCGGGCCATGTCTCCCGCGCTCCCGAAGCAGGCACGTGTGGTCGTCATCGGCGGCGGAATCATTGGCTGTTCCGTCGCGTACCACCTCGCCCACATGGGTTGCAAAGACGTCGTGCTGCTCGAGCGCGATCGCCTCACCTCGGGCACGACGTGGCACGCCGCGGGCCTGATGGTGACCTTCGGCTCGCTCTCCGAGACCCAGACGGAGATGCGGAAGTACACGCAGAAGCTCTACGCGCGGCTCGAGGCCGAGACCGGGCTCGCGACCGGCTTCGCCCCCGTCGGCTTCATCGAAGCGGCCGCGGACGAGGACCGCCTCATCGAGTACCGCCGCGTCGCCGCGTTCAACCGCTACTGCGGGGTCGACGTGCACGAGATCTCGCCGCGCGAGATCAAGGAGCTCTTCCCGCTCGCGAAGGTCGACGACCTCAAGGCCGGCTTCTACGTGAAGGAGGACGGCAAGGCGAACCCCGTCGACGTGACGATGTCCCTCGCGAAGGGCGCGCGCATGAAGGGCGCGACGATCCTGGAGGGCGTCGCGGTGACCGGCGTGACCACGAAGCGCGGCCTCTTCGGAGAGGAGGTGACCGGCGTCGACACGACCGCGGGCCACGTCGACTGCGAGGTCGTCGTCAACTGCGCCGGGATGTGGGCGCGGCAGCTCGGGGCGAAGAACGGCGTCACGATCCCGCTCCAGTCGGCGGAGCACTACTACCTCATCACCGATCGCATCCCCGGCATCGGCGACTGGCCCGTCCTCGAAGACCCCGCCGCGCACGGCTACTTCCGCGAGGAGGTCGGCGGCCTCATGGTCGGTCTCTTCGAGCCGATCTGCGCGCCGTGGAAGGTCGAAGGCGTGCCGGAGGACTTCTCCTTCGGAGAGCTCGCCCCCGACTGGGATCGCATGGGCCCCTACGTCGAGCGCGCGATGAGCCGCGTGCCCGCAACGATGGAGGTCGGCATCCGCAAGTTCTTCTGCGGCCCCGAGAGCTTCACGCCCGACCTCAGCCCGTGCGTCGGCGAGGTGCCCGAGATCAAGAATTACTTCGTCGCGGCCGGCCTCAACTCGATCGGCATCCTCACCGGCGGCGGCCTCGGCCGCGTCCTCGCGCACTGGATCCTGAACGGCCGCCCCGACGTCGACGTCACCGGCTTCGACGTCGCGCGCCTCCAGCCGTACCAGACCACGCCCGAGTATCGCCGCACGCGCACGGTCGAGTCGCTCGGCATGGTCTACCTCTGTCACTACCCGACGCGATCGAT
The Labilithrix sp. genome window above contains:
- a CDS encoding GcvT family protein is translated as MSPALPKQARVVVIGGGIIGCSVAYHLAHMGCKDVVLLERDRLTSGTTWHAAGLMVTFGSLSETQTEMRKYTQKLYARLEAETGLATGFAPVGFIEAAADEDRLIEYRRVAAFNRYCGVDVHEISPREIKELFPLAKVDDLKAGFYVKEDGKANPVDVTMSLAKGARMKGATILEGVAVTGVTTKRGLFGEEVTGVDTTAGHVDCEVVVNCAGMWARQLGAKNGVTIPLQSAEHYYLITDRIPGIGDWPVLEDPAAHGYFREEVGGLMVGLFEPICAPWKVEGVPEDFSFGELAPDWDRMGPYVERAMSRVPATMEVGIRKFFCGPESFTPDLSPCVGEVPEIKNYFVAAGLNSIGILTGGGLGRVLAHWILNGRPDVDVTGFDVARLQPYQTTPEYRRTRTVESLGMVYLCHYPTRSMQTARDAKRSALHDRLAGEGAYFRDVSGWEGADWYAGEGGAPNPGPLTWGRPAWFDRWKSEHDAARNGVIVMDMSFMSKFAVRGRDAGKVLDWLSGGAVDGAPGRVTYTQWLDEAGKLQADLTVTKLGDGDYFVVASDTVHRHVDWWMNRHIGDKHCFVADQTSAFAQINVQGPRSRELLQAITQHDMSNEAFAFRDAKKIEIGFARVLCLRITYLGELGYELYVPTEQAVHVYDRIVAVGKALGLRHAGLKALASLRMEKGYRDYGHDIDNTDSVLEAGLGFAVDLEKPGGFLGKEAVLAKKAEGPLKRRMVQVLLTDPEPLMFHGELVHRSGKPVGYVRAASYGHTLGGAVALAMIEADDPITQKWLDAGTWEVDVAGKKHPARASIRPLFDPSNEKIKA